In one window of Lepeophtheirus salmonis unplaced genomic scaffold, UVic_Lsal_1.4 unplaced_contig_3682_pilon, whole genome shotgun sequence DNA:
- the LOC139907498 gene encoding cuticle protein 7-like yields MYGKLVVLCAVIACAYGDKPPAGYGAPPPPPPPPPPPSYGAPAPPPPPPPAPIPPYAYNYAVLDAESGNDFSAEEEAKDGAVAGQYKVLRADGKIMTVTYSVEGDSGFVAEVVTELPPPPPPPAYGAPPAPLPSYA; encoded by the coding sequence ATGTACGGAAAATTAGTCGTTCTTTGCGCTGTCATTGCTTGTGCCTATGGAGACAAGCCTCCAGCAGGATATGGAGCCCCTCCCCCACCTCCACCACCTCCTCCTCCACCCAGCTATGGTGCACCTGCTCCACCTCCTCCTCCACCACCTGCACCCATCCCACCATATGCATACAACTACGCCGTTCTTGATGCCGAATCTGGAAACGACTTTAGTGCTGAAGAAGAGGCTAAAGATGGAGCAGTCGCTGGTCAATACAAGGTCTTGCGTGCTGATGGCAAAATCATGACTGTCACTTACAGTGTTGAAGGAGACAGtggatttgttgcagaggtCGTGACTGaacttcctcctcctcctcctcctccagcCTATGGTGCTCCTCCAGCTCCATTGCCTTCTTATGCTTAA